From a region of the Salminus brasiliensis chromosome 4, fSalBra1.hap2, whole genome shotgun sequence genome:
- the LOC140554536 gene encoding uncharacterized protein isoform X3, translating to MAKGRKKQNKKAPPQGHGPNFKMPPPSGGPADPGGFRGRPLRPGEFYGRPPHPMGPPGPRMPGERFPMGPHDFGPPRHPMMEGDPFMDDPRDFMMRGQFMRENDFHPREFEGGPRFHQPHFEGRPGGFHPADLEGGPPFPHPDFEDRLPDRPPPEFGRRPGPGPGPGPGFYPPPCDDMRGPGYPVMDPGCAPLDGYTAVGVHGGPGFGGRGRFSGPSPHFMGPGQGPLLSQDMPGPPPSTALGLPPAILSKTNQQASDQSKSENTKSTALKTAASSAKSASTFVKPPPGRSMGVISFIGNNYGFIEREDLKKFSFPFDAYFGNRDHLVPGVKVHFTAVRELGKECATDVKVAPGGTEEIDGTFYEGVVTTVLPDTYVTEPHPGRIRTILSTDPIKLPFGKVDTKATLLLFDRVKFQLLTDIITKITRATNIMPQIPETFQLTKETRETGVIMTIKKDVYTIMSKKHENITASVNENVCEDELSVTDEVEFTAMTTRDMVKAIRLKKLPEGSVVLNSQAKNKIAEAKEKISVPSTSKDKWKPVTSEAMNEEAGVNEDLSEKHEGTIIQVIPKNPNKTEEHEPAQGLLDSTMAGTQKRLPFRSGDVITQATMLVGDQVHFNISINKETKEECAVNIEIQPDSLHTDSAEPRKTGVVAKLYENSGLIKTPQDPLLFFDLSEVMEATKLTLLEKVEFTLMENKGTKEGKRAIRIRRLTGNVFTPVPKLEGLGEKEKKKMTIKLLTDPKDLIKNEVKTDVKTGDSVIAKKPEKGKLEASKAVKPTKEQKQDTKGKPEKDKLANERSRSRESSNRRRSSRSRSRSRDRSGSYYRRHRSSSHEKGHSRYRRSRSHSRDRTHRYRRSHSRSRSRERNSRSGKKRSHSPEHRDGRHSGRSNSKERSSRRRSRSPDKKTEGLRSSSKSAGSSSFAGVVEDELVKKKKELLELNELIARKRAIIAMEQNTKSFKDVLEMDRQHGFATFDYQHKTCVENTWVPDLKPAKSILKKHSDPLADQHQASKRSMSPGEPVGFPKSSTTSLYACPVPSWIKEGSLSEDEDQDLERKKRQLEELSESIARKRAIVAMEQKAKAISDGPEMKKEHSLVSCSDDFDLAAPVKNTWQLDIKPDLQPKKSILKKRSEPPADQQQSATSSTDPQCYSHSLFPICNPPQDDYSAFSKTPGSSHTEVEKSTNLPNTFGVFERLINKVSTTSRPSETSHFNNPPGQRSFSPVSDFGPFYSQKSTGEAKASSYENVGSTSHSQNHQSSFEAPDQPSSGDLPPAQPSTSDQKRNLATQMQRFLSALNKADSNLLSSLMREAKKDSMGNPKAPQLQSDKKVALKDELYDPFRETEDREDNPSLIEAENYLEDHGDDDLLPHERAVQDGSGFSRIVGMKYGSEAKAENRFFYEEKKALNSLSRFSEEHKPFLERDQYELHRDPYSRSAEGYQNLYSQVKDSGTHNRERYEGPRPSKRFTAESNISPVQQTSGNTSEDVAKKTEHFEKIQNLLQTIGLKLDTSEVSKLADRTRERLYGKVKPQSASSQSSDQKDKQSVGRNDRGGSRADSSDSEGVRSVSPTRSSNREVYMSYWDSVKCRDQQEDEVAGVKERNLLNLKMTIKNSSGARQVTPDPYKHSSSSYSSTTEVTCDSYKHTPSAQPVTSFYAQPATESSSATPYLEGGQSSWESSYHLDENQRRNSQDPVSPYGCVPPSPLPYTSGIHIPLPPVQSSYGTYTTPLFPVPPPIPPPVHIPIPPLFSTPIPFGPPPTPPYPPPASQFAISMQPGGSGYTTMQAKIKPTGQTRCLKTIETVKTNKLVSATPALSNMQPALISIQTVEKTQPTDTQREDESKQAASISEDDIKAKQKKRLEQFNQRMRLKKEQQMEAQRVRGQSQKSVPGAK from the exons ATGGCTAAAGGTCGAAAAAAGCAGAATAAGAAAGCCCCGCCTCAGGGACATGGACCTAACTTTAAGATGCCTCCTCCTTCAGGTGGGCCCGCAGACCCCGGCGGGTTTAGGGGACGGCCATTACGTCCAGGTGAGTTTTATGGTCGCCCACCTCATCCAATGGGTCCTCCCGGACCGAGGATGCCAGGCGAACGGTTTCCTATGGGTCCACACGACTTTGGACCACCTCGGCACCCAATGATGGAGGGCGACCCTTTCATGGACGACCCCCGCGATTTCATGATGAGGGGCCAGTTCATGCGGGAAAATGACTTCCACCCCCGAGAGTTCGAAGGTGGTCCACGCTTCCACCAACCACATTTTGAGGGAAGGCCTGGAGGCTTTCATCCAGCCGACTTAGAAGGTGGTCCACCTTTCCCACATCCAGATTTTGAGGACAGGCTACCAGACCGCCCCCCACCAGAGTTTGGACGTagacctggacctggacctggacctggacctggCTTCTACCCACCACCATGTGATGACATGCGAGGGCCTGGGTACCCAGTGATGGACCCTGGATGTGCCCCACTGGATGGTTACACAGCAGTGGGAGTCCAT GGCGGTCCTGGATTTGGAGGGAGAGGAAGGTTTTCCGGGCCCTCACCGCATTTCATGGGACCAGGACAAGGGCCTCTATTGAGCCAGGATATGCCT GGTCCACCTCCTTCCACAGCTCTCGGTCTACCTCCTGCCATTCTGAGTAAAACCAATCAGCAGGCATCTGACCAAAGCAAGAGTGAAAATACTAAGAGTACGGCCTTAAAAACTGCAGCATCCTCTGCTAAGAGTGCATCAACATTTGTCAA ACCTCCTCCCGGACGATCAATGGGAGTCATTTCATTTATTGGT aacaATTATGGGTTCATTGAACGTGAGGATCTGAAGAAATTCTCTTTTCCTTTCGATGCCTATTTTGGAAACCGAGACCATTTGGTCCCTGGGGTTAAAGTGCATTTCACAGCAGTCAGAGAATTG GGAAAGGAATGTGCTACTGATGTAAAAGTGGCTCCTGGAGGAACAGAGGAGATTGACGGGACATTCTATGAAGGTGTGGTCACCACGGTTCTTCCAGAT ACTTATGTAACGGAACCTCATCCTGGTCGTATCAGAACCATTCTCTCTACTGACCCTATTAAGTTGCCTTTTGGAAAGGTGGACACAAAAGCCACCCTTCTGCTGTTTGACCGAGTGAAGTTTCAGCTGCTCACAGATATTATTACGAAAATTACCAGAGCCACAAACATCATGCCACAGATACCAGAAACATTTCAGCTCACCAAGGAAACCAGGGAAACG GGAGTGATAATGACCATAAAGAAAGATGTCTATACCATtatgtcaaagaaacatgagaACATCACAGCTTCTGTCAATGAAAATGTCTGTGAAGATGAACTGAGTGTTACAGACGAAGTGGAGTTCACTGCTATGACT ACGAGAGACATGGTAAAGGCCATCAGACTGAAGAAACTTCCAGAGGGCTCAGTGGTTTTAAATTCacaagcaaaaaataaaattgcaGAGGCAAAGGAAAAAATCTCTGTCCCATCTACATCTAAGGACAAG TGGAAGCCAGTGACCTCAGAGGCTATGAATGAAGAAGCAGGAGTTAATGAAGACTTAAGTGAGAAGCATGAGGGAACCATCATCCAGGTCATCCCAAAAAATCCTAACAAG ACTGAGGAACATGAGCCTGCTCAGGGTCTACTGGACTCCACAATGGCGGGGACCCAGAAACGCTTACCCTTTAGGTCAGGTGACGTGATCACGCAAGCCACCATGTTGGTGGGTGACCAGGTCCATTTTAACATCTCTATCAACAAAGAAACCAAGGAGGAGTGTGCAGTCAACATTGAGATCCAGCCAGACTCCCTTCACACTGATTCTGCAGAGCCACGCAAGACA GGTGTTGTTGCAAAATTGTATGAAAATTCTGGCCTCATCAAGACTCCGCAGGACCCACTATTGTTTTTTGACCTGAGTGAGGTCATGGAAGCTACCAAGCTCACTTTGTTAGAAAAGGTTGAGTTTACGTTAATGGAG AATAAAGGCACTAAAGAGGGTAAACGAGCTATTAGAATCAGGAGGTTGACTGGGAATGTTTTTACGCCTGTGCCGAAGTTAGAAGGCCTTGGAGAAAAGGAGAAG AAGAAAATGACCATCAAATTGCTGACGGATCCGAAAGATCTAATCAAGAATGAGGTTAAAACGGATGTCAAAACTGGGGATTCAGTGATTGCTAA GAAACCAGAGAAGGGAAAACTAGAAGCCTCGAAAGCTGTTAAACCAACGAaagaacaaaagcaggacacaaaagGTAAACCAGAAAAGGATAAACTAGCTAATGAGCGTAGCAGAAGCCGAGAAAGCAGCAACCGCCGCAGGTCCAGTCGAAGCAGGAGCCGCAGCCGCGACAGGAGTGGTAGCTACTACAGGAGACACAGGAGCTCCAGCCATGAGAAAGGTCACAGCAGGTACAGACGGAGCCGGAGTCACAGCAGAGATCGAACTCACAGATACAGGCGTAGTCACAGCCGTAGCAGAAGCAGAGAAAGAAACAGTCGAAGTGGTAAGAAGAGAAGCCACAGCCCAGAACACCGGGATGGCCGTCACAGTGGACGAAGCAATAGTAAGGAGCGAAGCAGCAGGAGACGAAGCAGAAGCCCTGATAAGAAAACTGAGGGCCTGAGGTCTTCATCAAAATCTGCAGGCAGCTCATCGTTTGCTGGAGTTGTAGAGGATGAATTAgttaagaaaaagaaagagctgTTGGAGCTTAATGAGTTGATAGCACGTAAAAGGGCAATCATTGCTATGGAACAAAACACCAAATCATTTAAAGATGTACTTGAAATGGACAGACAGCACGGTTTTGCCACATTCGATTATCAGCACAAAACATGTGTAGAGAACACATGGGTGCCTGACCTGAAACCAGCAAAATCCATTCTGAAGAAACACTCTGATCCTCTTGCTGATCAGCATcag gcaagtaaaagaagcatgagTCCAGGAGAGCCAGTGGGATTCCCGAAGAGCAGTACCACCAGCCTGTATGCTTGTCCAGTCCCTTCATGGATCAAGGAGGGTTCATTGTCTGAGGATGAAGATCAGGATCTGGAAAGGAAAAAGAGGCAGTTAGAGGAGCTAAGTGAATCTATAGCACGTAAAAGAGCAATTGTGGCCATGGAACAAAAAGCCAAGGCCATTTCTGATGGGCCCGAAATGAAAAAGGAACACAGTTTGGTTTCTTGCTCTGATGACTTCGACCTTGCAGCTCCAGTTAAGAACACCTGGCAACTTGACATAAAACCTGATCTTCAGCCGAAGAAGTCCATTTTGAAGAAGCGGTCAGAACCTCCCGCAGACCAGCAACAG agtGCTACAAGCTCAACTGACCCACAATGTTACAGTCATTCCCTTTTTCCCATTTGTAATCCCCCTCAAGATGATTACTCCGCTTTCTCCAAAACCCCTGGTTCCTCTCATACAGAGGTCGAAAAATCAACTAACCTACCAAATACTTTTGGTGTTTTCGAGAGGTTGATTAATAAGGTTTCTACTACTTCGCGTCCAAGTGAGACCTCTCATTTTAACAATCCACCTGGCCAACGGTCGTTTTCCCCAGTGTCAGATTTTGGACCATTTTATAGCCAAAAGAGTACAGGAGAGGCCAAAGCCAGCTCCTATGAGAATGTAGGCTCTACTTCACATTCTCAGAACCACCAGTCCTCCTTTGAGGCTCCTGATCAGCCCTCCTCCGGAGACCTTCCGCCAGCTCAGCCTTCAACTTCAGATCAGAAGCGGAATCTTGCAACACAAATGCAGCGGTTCCTGAGTGCTCTCAATAAGGCTGATTCAAATTTGTTGTCTTCACTGATGAGAGAAGCCAAAAAAGACTCCATGGGTAATCCAAAAGCTCCACAACTACAGTCAGATAAGAAGGTGGCCCTCAAGGACGAATTGTATGACCCTTTTAGAGAAACAGAAGACCGTGAAGATAACCCTTCATTGATTGAAGCTGAGAACTATTTGGAAGACCATGGGGATGATGATCTCCTGCCGCATGAAAGGGCTGTACAGGATGGCAGTGGGTTTTCTAGAATTGTTGGAATGAAATATGGGTCTGAAGCTAAGGCTGAGAATCGGTTCTTCTATGAAGAGAAAAAGGCTTTGAATAGTTTAAGTAGATTTTCAGAAGAGCATAAACCTTTTCTTGAGCGTGATCAATACGAGCTGCACAGGGATCCCTACAGTCGTTCTGCGGAGGGCTATCAAAATCTGTATTCACAAGTTAAGGACTCCGGTACACACAACAGGGAAAGATACGAAGGACCGAGGCCATCTAAAAGGTTCACGGCAGAAAGCAACATTAGCCCAGTGCAGCAGACATCCGGGAATACCAGTGAAGATGTGGCCAAAAAGACAGAGCACTTTGAAAAAATTCAGAATTTGCTACAAACAATTGGTCTTAAACTGGACACAAGCGAGGTTAGTAAGTTAGCAGACAGAACAAGGGAACGGTTATATGGCAAGGTCAAACCTCAGAGTGCATCCTCTCAGTCATCTGACCAGAAAGATAAGCAATCGGTTGGTAGAAATGATCGCGGAGGTAGCAGGGCCGATTCCTCGGATTCTGAGGGTGTCCGATCTGTGTCCCCTACCAGATCCTCAAACCGTGAGGTTTACATGAGCTACTGGGACTCTGTAAAGTGCAGGGACCAACAGGAGGATGAAGTAGCTGGTGTGAAGGAGAGGAACCTACTAAACCTTAAGATGACTATTAAGAACAGTTCGGGAGCAAGACAAGTGACACCAGACCCGTACAaacattcatcatcatcatattccTCAACAACAGAAGTCACCTGTGATTCCTATAAACACACACCCTCAGCTCAGCCTGTTACTTCCTTTTATGCTCAGCCAGCCACTGAATCCTCATCTGCTACACCCTATCTCGAAGGTGGACAGAGTTCCTGGGAGTCTAGCTATCACTTGGATGAAAACCAGAGAAGGAATTCTCAGGATCCAGTGTCACCCTATGGCTGTGTTCCTCCAAGTCCATTGCCTTACACTTCTGGAATTCATATACCACTCCCTCCTGTGCAATCTAGCTATGGTACTTATACAACACCACTGTTCCCAGTCCCCCCTCCTATCCCCCCTCCTGTCCACATTCCGATCCCGCCTCTCTTTTCCACACCAATTCCTTTTGgcccccctcccacccctcCGTATCCACCCCCTGCCAGTCAATTTGCCATCTCTATGCAGCCAGGAGGGTCTGGCTACACCACCATGCAGGCTAAGATCAAACCCACAGGCCAAACCAGATGCCTGAAAACAATAGAAACGGTAAAAACCAATAAACTTGTCAGTGCAACACCTGCACTGTCTAATATGCAGCCTGCCCTTATTAGCATACAGACAGTAGAGAAAACGCAGCCTACAGACACTCAAAGGGAAGATGAATCAAAACAAGCTGCATCCATATCCGAAGATGACATCAAagctaaacaaaaaaagagG CTGGAGCAGTTTAACCAGAGGATGAGATTGAAGAAAGAACAGCAAATGGAAGCACAGCGAGTACGTGGACAAAGCCAGAAATCTGTACCAG GTGCTAAATGA